aaaccgaaccgaaccgaagtaaatatggatctagaatggtagttatattttactaaccgaaataccgaaaaccgaaaaaaaccgaaccgaaaccgaaccgatatccggattgaacacccctaaatTTGTTATGATATGCTTTCAATTTTCTCCGACAACCGACATGATAGAAACAAAAGTTGGCATGTAAAATTTGTTTGTGGAAATTAAGGGAAGttatccaaaaaataaataggAAGTTAAAAAAGGGACATTGATTCTTTTATCTTGGCGATTAAAGataaaatgtaattaaaaaGTTACCGTAATTCTGGAATAGTAAAATTACTTAACCACGTTTAAAAAATCTCTTAATTAGGCTTGTGCgatttaatcaaataaaaacaaaattaattaattgtatacGCGACtgggtgtatatatatatgtatacgcGTGCGTATAGATCCTGAGAGGTATATATCTACAGTTTTCATCTCTGGCTCGTGTTGTTTTTGTATAATCTTAGAACAGTGAAGGGGGAGAGAGATTTTTTTGGGGGTGTGAGGGAGAAAAATAGGATCCGAATCGAGAACTTAGGGTTTTGCTGGGATTTGGAGAGGGATAACGGAGGAAcctgaaattagggtttcgttTGTACTTGATTTGGGGGAAAGGAGGTGATTTTGAATCCTCGATCATGTAATGTTAATCcccaattttaattttttttttgtaattatagaTTCCTTAGATAATCTCTATGATTACGTGTTTTATGGGCTCGATCTCCTGATAAGAATGAATCATTATATGATGTTTGGTTTaagattgatttttttgtttgttttttgtttgtgtgtaaCAGTGTGGAAGAGATCGATAGAGATTGGTTTGTGAGTCAGGCAAATTAATTTTACTGTCAATGGTGAGATTAGCTAAAGAAATGTTATTCACTGATCTTGATGGTTGTTTTTGTTCGCTTAACTGTTCATGtcatttttctattttgttatgATATCATATGCAGGCTGATAGAAGAGCTGGTAAGCGTTCGATTAATCGGAGAGGCGTTTCAAATGCGGACTCTGGAACATGTAATGTTTGTTCTGCTCCTTGTTCTTCGTGCATGCATCGTAACGTAGGTGTCACAGGGTCAAAATCGGATGAGTCGTCTGATGAGAATGGGCATGGAGTTGCTGGTAGCCAGTGTTCTGTGAACGAGGACAGTCTTTTGCCTTCTGTTGTGGTGAATTCTCGCAACGGTTCGAATAACACTGCGAGTGAGGCAAGCAACTTTGTTAGTTCCGGTCATGATGCTCTCTCTGAGAATGCTGAGAGTAGGGAAAGGATCAGACGTTCTGGGAAATGTGATGGTTCCGGGGTTGTTGCGATGACTTCGAAGGCATCTTCTTCTGGGAGTAGGATGAAACATAAAGTGTCTGCTTCAGTTAATGTGTTAGAGCAAGAGGAGACAGTCGACAAGGATTCAGCTCTGGTTTCTGATCCTGTTCTGAGTAGATCTAGGAAAGACCAAGATTCAACAATCATCAAATCTTCTAGTGTTCTTTCAGATGAAGTGAAATCACAATCTTTGCGTAATCCGTCATCAAACCATGAAGACAGAATCAGTTCAGAGCGGGGAAATTTCAAGGAAAAACTGGGACCAGGGGGTAACGAAGACAGGGAGGAACAGTCTGTTGAAGGATCTGTTCCTTCTGGCCAGAAGGGGAAGGATGGGAAGTCAAGTACAAGCACTTCCTTCAATAAATCAGATGAGTCGGTCTCATCAGTTATGTCTGAGAGCGAGAGCGATGATGCTGAGGTGGAACATGATGTAAGTATTGTGTTTTTGTCTCACATTGGAAAATAGTGATACACCAACTTTATGTGATAaacgttttgttttttttttggttgaatagGTAAAAGTTTGTGATATCTGTGGAGATGCGGGTCGTGAAGATCTACTCGCTATTTGCTTCGGATGCAGTGATGGTGCAGAACACACGTAAGCCCCCTCTTTTACTCGAAAGGAAGAACATTCTAATGGCAAATTTTGAATCAGGATTTTGCCGCATTGTTAGTTGTagaatttgattttaattagaTATTATTTATCGATTTTGATTGATACGCCTTCCATCGGTAAAAGATAGGTCTATCTTCTGTGCTAATAATACGTTCTTTGTTTTACTTAGCTATTGCATGCGGGTAATGCTCAATGAAGTTCCAGAGGGTGATTGGCTCTGTGAAGAATGTGAGGAAGCTGAAAAACAGAAGCAAGGTAAAGCTGAATATGTGACCAAACATGCTTAGTGTAGTGAACTGGCAAACAAAATTTGAGCTTCACATTTTCTGTTTCCGTTATCTCTAACGACCTTGGAATTGTAACATGCAGAAgctaaaagaaaaatagaaactgAGATAATCAACAGTCCACAAAGCTCGGGAAAGAGGCATGCTGATAAGATTGAGGCAGCTCCAGATGCTAAAAGGCAGGCGGTTGAGGGTTCAACTGGGTCACCCAAGAAATCTATTCTCCCCAGAATAGGTCCGCTATCTCGGGAAACATCATTGAAGGGGCTAGACAGGCCAAGGGGAAAGCTAAGTCATCAAGCATCTTTCAGTTATACCACAGAAGGTGCACGATCTACTGGTTTACAGCTTCAACCTCCAAAAGGTAGGCTGCATAGTGGGATTGCTCTCCCTAAGCGCAACTCTCCCTCATCTACTTTGTCATAATTTTGGACCTCTAATGATAGAACACTACTTCTTTTTTGTCCAGGTGCATTTTTAAAATCCAGTTCCTTCAATTCTTCAAGCTCGAAACCGAAAGTGCAACTCATGGATGATGTTATTCTCCCAAGAAAGAAGACTGGGAAAGAATACACTCCTGTGGATATAAAGGAGGGAGGTCTTGGAATTGTAAGCAAATCAATGTCAAGTAGAACAACAGACACTGGGAGTTCTAATGGAAACGACTCGGAAGCAAAAATCCTTGCGTCGAAAGTTCATTCACAAGAAGGCAAGAGCTCAAAGCAACTGAAAGATCGCAGTGCAGAAGCTAATGCGTCAGCAGCCTCCACCGATCAGAAGCTTACTCCACGCAGCAGTACCCGTGATTTGAAGGGTTTGCAGTCTGATGGTAAACGAGGTAGCTTGACGAAGCAAGTTAGCAATCTAAACCGGAACCGTCTAGAAAATCCTATTGCTTCTGGTATCAGTCCATTCATTTTGTCAATAAATTGGTACTTCTTTGGTAGTACTTTGTTTGTATATGTTTCTAATCATTTAGTATGTGATCTCCTCCGTTTGCAGGAGGCAATTCCCGCGAGCAAAGTGTAAGTCAAGCTGACTGTAAGGATGAACTGACATCCACATCTTGTGCGGGTGAGGGTGTTCCAAGCAACGGTAACGTAACTTCGCAGGATGGATTGCCACGGTCCAGGGAATTTAAAGAGGTAGTAAAGAAAAGCAAAGAAGCCTTAGGTAAGCGCCAAAGGTCTAGCCTGTTAGCTGGTGGAAAAGGCTTACCTTCATCTCAAAAAGGAGACAAAACTGCAGAGTCTAGTGACACCTCAGGCGTTTCTGATAGTGATCCCTCTACCACAAAAATTGTTCGGGAGGATATAAATAAGGGTAATAGGTTGCGAGCAGCAGTAGATGCTGCTCTTCGTAAAAAGCCCAGCTTTAGCAAGAACCGAGTATTGGAGCAATGTGATGCAGCTTTGGCATCTAATGTGCCTTCTAATTCTGATAAAACTTTACGAGATCAATTGCCATCAAAGATGCATACAACTGCATGGCCTGCTCCTGACCCGTACAAACAGACAATTGTAACAAATGGGAAGCAGCTTGTACCCTCTGGTGCTGATGCGATGCCTCCACGATCTGTGGAGCTTGAAGTTAATCCTCCGTCTGTGAAGCCTGTTATGAGAGATTGGCCATTAGCCTCCCCACTTTCTCTGTTGAGAAGCTCAGCCATTCCAGACCATGAGTCTATATGGCAGTAagttttctttcctttttgtgAAGAATATCCCATAAAATGCACATTGAAATGTAAGTTTTTACGTCATTTTTTCAGAGGTAACTTGGAGGTGCGGAAAGCTAGAGAACAATCAGCTATGCATAGCGGAATGCAAGCACATCTATCAACCTTAGCATCACCCAAGGTTGCTGAAGTGGTGAATAAATTTCCAGAAAAGTTTAGCTTGAATGAAGTACCTAGGCTAAGTACATGGCCTGCACAATTTCAAGACATAGGTACTAAAGAAGATCATATAgctgtgttcttctttgcaaaGGATGTTGAGAGGTAGGTTTCAGTGATGATTATTACTTTTTActcttttattttgtgttttagtgGTCTAAATGTTCGAATCTAATATTTCTTTTACTGACGAGAGTTTCGTTGCTGCTTGTGTAATACAGTTATGAGAGAAATTACAAGCCCCTGGTAGATAACATGATGAAGAAAGATTTAGCCCTGAAAGGAAACCTCGATTATGTTGAGCTTTTGGTTTTTGCATCCAACCAGCTTCCTCCAAATTGCCAGCGTAAGAATGCTTACCAAAACTCCTACACATTTTTACATGATGGACCCGATGATAATTTGATCGACTATTCAAACCTTGTTTTCTCCCTTTTTTAGCTCGGTTTCTCTTTTATTACTTTTCTTTAAGAACTAGTTGTTGTTCAGGTTGCTCgcttggttagaaattttagtaGATCACTATTATCCAATCAAGGAACCGATATGACTCTTTAGTCACACTGCAGTACTGTCTGATTAGTTTCTAGAAAGTAGCATTAATGATTTAAATCATCTGCTCGGAACAATATGCACCTTTTTGTATGAAGTACTACTAGTGCTCACAATTTTACTAGTTGCAGGTTGGAACATGTTATATTTCCTTTGGGGtgtattccgaggaagaaaagagaTTTGTACAAACCCACAGAAGAATCCATCTTTGCCTGCTTCGAATGTTTTGCCGCGTGACCAAAACACCAAAGACTTTTGCCAAACGAGTTCTCCTTCCAAGCGTTTGGAGAAAGCGTCTCCTCTGCGTGAGAGCCCACGCAACATAAATGAAACTCAAAATAGGATAGATGTATCTAGCCATGAGAATCCAAGTGACAAAGAATCCTCTATTGAGCGATCATCGAACACAAAGGTTGGTTGTTTTCTTAGTCCTTGAATACATTTTCTCCATCTATCTGAACTCGTAGTAGGCCAAtttcatttcttaattttatCGGGTTTCTTAATACAGGAGGAAATTGCTCCCAAGGAGGAAGAACCAGGTGCGAATCATATTACTTGCCAAGCTAATGGATCAAACTCTGGAGATAGTCTAGTGAAGAAGGTTCAGCAGCACAGAGAAGAGCAAGAATCAGATGGTAGAAAGGATGTGCACACGACTGTCATAGACTCAGAGATTCCGCCCCATGGCCAAGACAACAACTATAGTCAGGCTAGTCAGAGGAAGCGTCCACTTTGGGAAGTGACAAGACCTGCCACGGAAAACCAGAAAGTGGAGCTCAGTAATGAACGTTTAAGCGAAGGATCTCCTAATAAAAAGCTAAAGACAGAAAACgaaagcagcagcagcagctttTCACAAGATACATTTGGTAATGATTCagggatgatgaagaagagtcCCAAAGTGGTATTCCCTTTGGACTTGAATgcagaaagagaagaagaagaagaagaagaagacatggaACTAGTCGATGATCTCATTCCACTTGGCAATAACAACAACAAGCAGAGTGGGAGATTAATAGGTACAGTCCCGGATCTGGAGCTGGCATTAGGAGGTGAAGAAACaaggcaagaagaagaagaagggacaATGGGACTATTGCCTTTCTTAGCCGGAAGAAGCAACTCTGGAGGAGAACAAAGTAGTAGTCATCATAGTAGTAAAGgaaaagagaaggaagaagatgaagacatGGACGTCTCAGCTTCTCTGTCGTTATCACTGTCGTTAACgggagaggagaggaagaaTGCTGATAAGACTCCATTGTTTCTGTTCAGAGACCTTcccagataaaaataaaaaagaagagtgTTTTATCGtaagtttatatatttgtttatgagTGTCCTTTTTAGTTCTTTTACAAGACTACAACGAGATACAAATCACAggttttgtatataaaaatggTGATTGGAAGAACCGAGtgtttattttactaataattattggTTCAAAACTATAGAATAACAAAAATGTTTTCTGAATCCCTCCTCTCTTATCACATTAGTGAGTGCTATTACTTAAAGAGGGAAGGGTGCTTAAGTAATTTCGCATATATACAAGATTATCCAAAAACGTGTCAGCAGCATATTCTTCTCCTTCCGAGTGGTCGTTAGATCAGATCTCTTCGTGTTTTACATTTCCAATGGCGTCCTCCTGTGTTGCTAATCTTTCTCTGTCAGGTAATCTATCCCTTCTCACTTCATCCCGATCCTCGTAATTTCTCTCTAGCTATTTTACTTCCAATCTGAGATCCACAAATTGTTTGTTTACGGTTAAATGAATCTTCGAGGATGTGTGTCTATTGATGTTCTCATGATTTGTACTTTCCGATAGTATTATCATCTGAGATGATAGCAAGTTCgcttttttatagaaaaaaattgcatttttaTTTGTAAGCAAGTTTTTTGAGAGGATTTATATTTAGCAAAAGCCTCTTCATTTACAGGTGTGTCTCAATCTCATTATGTCAAGGCAAATGGAATGTCTACCGCAAAGCTCAACTCGATTTGTAAAACCTCTGCATTGAGTATCCAGAAGAGATCAAACCGGAGTCACAAGTTTTCAGTTTCTGCAGAGTATGGGTAAGTTATCTATATTCTCTTGTTGTGAATACTGGACTTCAAAAAAGGTTGAAACTTGACTCTCCCCTAATGATGATTTATTCAGGAGTAGGAGAggaagtggtggtggtggtggtgatttCGTAGCTGGTTTTCTTCTTGGTGGTGCTTTGTTTGGTGCTGCCGCTTACATCTTTGCTCCACAGGTAATGATACCTTTAATAGggtaaaaacaacactaaacatGTTTTAGCTCATGTTGTGTAGTATGTTACTAATCAAATAGTTTTTGTATGAAACCGTAATTTAAATGATGAGTTGACTTTAGATGCTCTTTATATCATTCTCATGCAAATTTAGCTAAagactttttttctttctcttggtGGCTTTAGATACGAAGATCGATAATgagtgaagaagatgaggatggTTTCAAGAAGCCAGATCAACCAAGTTACTACGATGAAGGTTTAGAGAAAACAAGGGAGACCTTGAACGAGAAAATCGGACAGCTTAACTCAGCTATTGACAATGTCTCTTCGCGTTTAAGAGG
Above is a window of Brassica napus cultivar Da-Ae chromosome A10, Da-Ae, whole genome shotgun sequence DNA encoding:
- the LOC106369843 gene encoding uncharacterized protein LOC106369843 is translated as MADRRAGKRSINRRGVSNADSGTCNVCSAPCSSCMHRNVGVTGSKSDESSDENGHGVAGSQCSVNEDSLLPSVVVNSRNGSNNTASEASNFVSSGHDALSENAESRERIRRSGKCDGSGVVAMTSKASSSGSRMKHKVSASVNVLEQEETVDKDSALVSDPVLSRSRKDQDSTIIKSSSVLSDEVKSQSLRNPSSNHEDRISSERGNFKEKLGPGGNEDREEQSVEGSVPSGQKGKDGKSSTSTSFNKSDESVSSVMSESESDDAEVEHDVKVCDICGDAGREDLLAICFGCSDGAEHTYCMRVMLNEVPEGDWLCEECEEAEKQKQEAKRKIETEIINSPQSSGKRHADKIEAAPDAKRQAVEGSTGSPKKSILPRIGPLSRETSLKGLDRPRGKLSHQASFSYTTEGARSTGLQLQPPKGAFLKSSSFNSSSSKPKVQLMDDVILPRKKTGKEYTPVDIKEGGLGIVSKSMSSRTTDTGSSNGNDSEAKILASKVHSQEGKSSKQLKDRSAEANASAASTDQKLTPRSSTRDLKGLQSDGKRGSLTKQVSNLNRNRLENPIASGGNSREQSVSQADCKDELTSTSCAGEGVPSNGNVTSQDGLPRSREFKEVVKKSKEALGKRQRSSLLAGGKGLPSSQKGDKTAESSDTSGVSDSDPSTTKIVREDINKGNRLRAAVDAALRKKPSFSKNRVLEQCDAALASNVPSNSDKTLRDQLPSKMHTTAWPAPDPYKQTIVTNGKQLVPSGADAMPPRSVELEVNPPSVKPVMRDWPLASPLSLLRSSAIPDHESIWQGNLEVRKAREQSAMHSGMQAHLSTLASPKVAEVVNKFPEKFSLNEVPRLSTWPAQFQDIGTKEDHIAVFFFAKDVESYERNYKPLVDNMMKKDLALKGNLDYVELLVFASNQLPPNCQRWNMLYFLWGVFRGRKEICTNPQKNPSLPASNVLPRDQNTKDFCQTSSPSKRLEKASPLRESPRNINETQNRIDVSSHENPSDKESSIERSSNTKEEIAPKEEEPGANHITCQANGSNSGDSLVKKVQQHREEQESDGRKDVHTTVIDSEIPPHGQDNNYSQASQRKRPLWEVTRPATENQKVELSNERLSEGSPNKKLKTENESSSSSFSQDTFGNDSGMMKKSPKVVFPLDLNAEREEEEEEEDMELVDDLIPLGNNNNKQSGRLIGTVPDLELALGGEETRQEEEEGTMGLLPFLAGRSNSGGEQSSSHHSSKGKEKEEDEDMDVSASLSLSLSLTGEERKNADKTPLFLFRDLPR
- the BNAA10G17830D gene encoding uncharacterized protein BNAA10G17830D, which gives rise to MASSCVANLSLSGVSQSHYVKANGMSTAKLNSICKTSALSIQKRSNRSHKFSVSAEYGSRRGSGGGGGDFVAGFLLGGALFGAAAYIFAPQIRRSIMSEEDEDGFKKPDQPSYYDEGLEKTRETLNEKIGQLNSAIDNVSSRLRGREKKSPSPVQTDSEVEATT